One genomic segment of Centroberyx gerrardi isolate f3 chromosome 4, fCenGer3.hap1.cur.20231027, whole genome shotgun sequence includes these proteins:
- the kif23 gene encoding kinesin-like protein KIF23 isoform X1, whose amino-acid sequence MIRPMKGRTPRRPPKKPSSNQKDPVGVYCRVRPLGVEDEECCIEVISSTTIQLHAPDGLKANRNGEFKETQYSFKKVFGNATSQMELFEDVAKSLVDDLIHGRNGLLFTYGVTGSGKTFTMTGSPGQGGLLPRSLDMIFNSIGSYQARRYVFKTDDKNGMETQNEVDALLERQRRENQPSVPKTPSSKQKLDPEFADMIKPEEACKADGVDEDSSYSVFVSYIEIYNNYIYDLLEETPYDPIKPKWNGGGTPMRQNTEFIPPQSKILREDQNHNMYVAGCIEVEVKSTEEAFEVFWRGQKKRRIANTQLNRESSRSHSVFIIKLAQAPLDADGENILQDKNQVSVSQLCLVDLAGSERTSRTRAEGNRLREAGNINQSLMTLRTCIEVLRENQMCGTNRMVPYRDSKVTHLFKNYFDGEGKVRMVVCVNPKADDYEESLLVMRFAEMTQEVEVARPVDRPICGFAAGRRHRNQAFKEELSRKLDERGGPVDRDVPSVINHLVHSFPPLPSCELIDPHDDITLPRMIEALEKRQRIRQTMIEEYNKAANMMKSMLQELDSNLVSKNNFIHEQTGKLGEKDKIIQNYKAEIDRLEKKTKMQEYKIDILQKTTNIYEVDKRSLQHELETREQRLQRELSEKRRMEQHMHGMVTDTQLKWEKECVRRVNAKQLEMQNKLWVKDEKLKQLKAIVTESKSSGRPEPPPRQMQPQRPSREERTPAKRSASPSPVPTTTPVRPLHRRSRSAGGEKWVDHKPSSSVDLDTVLQPIIPNSIKVSAPSEKVLSKCDKYVLTHQEIASDGEIQTKLIKGEVIKTRGGGQAVQFTDIETLKQEHATGPSRKRRSSEGSPAKKGERMDGDWTDVETRCSMAMEMRAGSNMGPGYEHHGYPKRRKP is encoded by the exons ATGATACGGCCGAT GAAGGGTAGAACCCCTCGTAGACCTCCCAAGAAACCTTCCAGCAACCAGAAAGACCCTGTTGGG GTGTACTGCCGTGTACGACCTTTAGGTGTCGAAGATGAGGAGTGCTGCATTGAAGTAATCAGCAGCACCACCATCCAGTTGCACGCACCAGATGGCCTCAAAGCCAATCGGAATGGAGAGTTCAAAGAG ACACAGTATTCCTTCAAAAAAGTCTTTGGAAATGCAACATCTCAGATGGAGCTATTTGAGGATGTTGCCAAATCTCTTGTGGATGACCTCATCCATGGAAGAAACG GGCTGCTCTTTACGTATGGGGTCACAGGAAGTGGTAAGACCTTCACCATGACTGGCTCTCCCGGCCAGGGCGGACTTCTACCTCGCTCCCTTGACATGATCTTCAACAGCATAGGCTCGTACCAGGCCAGAAGATAT GTTTTCAAGACAGACGATAAAAATGGAATGGAGACACAGAATGAAGTTGATGCTTTGTTGGAGCGCCAAAGGCGGGAAAACCAGCCATCTGTGCCTAAAACTCCTTCCTCCAA acaaAAGCTTGATCCTGAATTTGCTGACATGATTAAGCCAGAGGAGGCCTGCAAGGCAGATGGTGTGGATGAGGACAGCAGCTACAGTGTCTTTGTCTCCTACATAGAAATCTACAACAACTACATCTATGATCTCCTTGAGGAAACTCCGTATGACCCAATCAAACCAAA GTGGAATGGTGGAGGCACACCTATGCGACAGAACACTGAGTTCAT ACCGCCTCAATCTAAAATTCTCAGAGAAGATCAAAACCACAACATGTATGTGGCTGGGTGCATAGAGGTTGAAGTCAAGTCAACTGAGGAGGCCTTTGAAGTATTCTGGAGAG gtcagaagaagaggaggattgCTAACACCCAGTTGAATAGAGAGTCCAGCCGCTCCCACAGTGTGTTCATCATCAAACTGGCTCAGGCTCCCCTGGATGCAGATGGAGAAAACATTCTCCAG GATAAGAACCAGGTGTCTGTGAGTCAGCTGTGTCTGGTGGACTTGGCAGGAAGTGAGCGCACCAGTAGGACAAGGGCAGAAGGCAACCGTTTACGTGAAGCAG GTAACATTAATCAGTCCTTGATGACCCTACGGACATGTATTGAGGTACTTCGCGAGAACCAGATGTGTGGCACAAACAGG ATGGTCCCCTACAGAGACTCCAAAGTAACCCATCTATTCAAGAACTACTTTGACGGAGAAGGAAAAGTTAgaatggttgtgtgtgtcaatCCCAAGGCTGATGACTATGAGGAAAGCTTG CTGGTAATGCGCTTTGCAGAGATGACCCAGGAGGTGGAAGTGGCTCGGCCAGTGGACAGGCCCATCTGTGGCTTCGCTGCAGGCCGGCGTCACAGAAACCAGGCCTTTAAAGAGGAACTGTCTCGCAAGTTGGATGAGCGTGGTGGTCCAGTAGACAGAG ATGTGCCCTCTGTTATTAACCACCTAGTGCACAGCTTCCCGCCCCTGCCCTCTTGTGAGCTGATCGACCCTCACGATGACATCACCCTGCCCAGGATGATCGAAGCTCTGGAGAAGCGACAGAGGATTAGGCAGACAATGATTGAAGAGTACAACAAAGCAG CCAACATGATGAAGTCTATGCTTCAGGAACTGGACAGCAACCTTGTTTCCAAAAACAATTTTATTCATGAACAAACTGGCAAACTGGGAGAGAAGGACAAAATCATCCAGAATTACAAGGCTGAGATTGATCGCTTAGAGAAGAAGACCAAGATGCAAGAATACAAG ATTGACATCCTGCAAAAAACCACCAATATATATGAGGTGGACAAGCGTTCGCTGCAGCATGAGCTGGAAACCAGGGAGCAGAGGCTGCAGAGGGAGCTGTCTGAGAAGAGACGTATGGAGCAGCACATGCACGGCATGGTCACAGACACCCAGCTCAAGTGGGAGAAAGAATGT gtgagacgCGTTAATGCAAAGCAGCTGGAGATGCAAAACAAGCTCTGGGTGAAAGATGAGAAGCTGAAGCAACTCAAGGCCATtgtgacagagagcaagagttcAGGTCGTCCTGAGCCTCCGCCACGTCAAATGCAGCCTCAGCGACCTTCCAGAGAGGAACGCACCCCTGCGAAGAGATCAGCCTCACCCTCACCTGTGCCT ACGACGACACCGGTACGACCGCTGCACCGCCGTTCCCGCTCTGCTGGTGGTGAGAAATGGGTGGACCACAAGCCCTCCTCCAGCGTGGACCTGGATACAGTTTTGCAGCCCATCATCCCCAATTCCATCAAGGTGTCTGCCCCCAGTGAAAAGGTCCTGTCCAAGTGTGACAAGTATGTGCTAACGCATCAGGAGATTGCCTCCGATGGTGAGATCCAGACCAAACTTATCAAG GGTGAGGTGATTAaaaccagaggaggaggacaagcaGTCCAGTTCACTGACATAGAGACCCTGAAACAGGAGCACGCCACAGGCCCAAG CCGCAAGAGGAGATCATCGGAAGGCAGCCCCGCCAAGAAGGGTGAGCGTATGGACGGAGATTGGACAGATGTTGAGACAAGG tGCTCCATGGCTATGGAGATGAGGGCTGGGTCAAATATGGGACCTGGTTATGAGCATCATGGATACCCCAA GCGCAGAAAACCCTAA
- the kif23 gene encoding kinesin-like protein KIF23 isoform X2 — MIRPMKGRTPRRPPKKPSSNQKDPVGVYCRVRPLGVEDEECCIEVISSTTIQLHAPDGLKANRNGEFKETQYSFKKVFGNATSQMELFEDVAKSLVDDLIHGRNGLLFTYGVTGSGKTFTMTGSPGQGGLLPRSLDMIFNSIGSYQARRYVFKTDDKNGMETQNEVDALLERQRRENQPSVPKTPSSKQKLDPEFADMIKPEEACKADGVDEDSSYSVFVSYIEIYNNYIYDLLEETPYDPIKPKPPQSKILREDQNHNMYVAGCIEVEVKSTEEAFEVFWRGQKKRRIANTQLNRESSRSHSVFIIKLAQAPLDADGENILQDKNQVSVSQLCLVDLAGSERTSRTRAEGNRLREAGNINQSLMTLRTCIEVLRENQMCGTNRMVPYRDSKVTHLFKNYFDGEGKVRMVVCVNPKADDYEESLLVMRFAEMTQEVEVARPVDRPICGFAAGRRHRNQAFKEELSRKLDERGGPVDRDVPSVINHLVHSFPPLPSCELIDPHDDITLPRMIEALEKRQRIRQTMIEEYNKAANMMKSMLQELDSNLVSKNNFIHEQTGKLGEKDKIIQNYKAEIDRLEKKTKMQEYKIDILQKTTNIYEVDKRSLQHELETREQRLQRELSEKRRMEQHMHGMVTDTQLKWEKECVRRVNAKQLEMQNKLWVKDEKLKQLKAIVTESKSSGRPEPPPRQMQPQRPSREERTPAKRSASPSPVPTTTPVRPLHRRSRSAGGEKWVDHKPSSSVDLDTVLQPIIPNSIKVSAPSEKVLSKCDKYVLTHQEIASDGEIQTKLIKGEVIKTRGGGQAVQFTDIETLKQEHATGPSRKRRSSEGSPAKKGERMDGDWTDVETRCSMAMEMRAGSNMGPGYEHHGYPKRRKP, encoded by the exons ATGATACGGCCGAT GAAGGGTAGAACCCCTCGTAGACCTCCCAAGAAACCTTCCAGCAACCAGAAAGACCCTGTTGGG GTGTACTGCCGTGTACGACCTTTAGGTGTCGAAGATGAGGAGTGCTGCATTGAAGTAATCAGCAGCACCACCATCCAGTTGCACGCACCAGATGGCCTCAAAGCCAATCGGAATGGAGAGTTCAAAGAG ACACAGTATTCCTTCAAAAAAGTCTTTGGAAATGCAACATCTCAGATGGAGCTATTTGAGGATGTTGCCAAATCTCTTGTGGATGACCTCATCCATGGAAGAAACG GGCTGCTCTTTACGTATGGGGTCACAGGAAGTGGTAAGACCTTCACCATGACTGGCTCTCCCGGCCAGGGCGGACTTCTACCTCGCTCCCTTGACATGATCTTCAACAGCATAGGCTCGTACCAGGCCAGAAGATAT GTTTTCAAGACAGACGATAAAAATGGAATGGAGACACAGAATGAAGTTGATGCTTTGTTGGAGCGCCAAAGGCGGGAAAACCAGCCATCTGTGCCTAAAACTCCTTCCTCCAA acaaAAGCTTGATCCTGAATTTGCTGACATGATTAAGCCAGAGGAGGCCTGCAAGGCAGATGGTGTGGATGAGGACAGCAGCTACAGTGTCTTTGTCTCCTACATAGAAATCTACAACAACTACATCTATGATCTCCTTGAGGAAACTCCGTATGACCCAATCAAACCAAA ACCGCCTCAATCTAAAATTCTCAGAGAAGATCAAAACCACAACATGTATGTGGCTGGGTGCATAGAGGTTGAAGTCAAGTCAACTGAGGAGGCCTTTGAAGTATTCTGGAGAG gtcagaagaagaggaggattgCTAACACCCAGTTGAATAGAGAGTCCAGCCGCTCCCACAGTGTGTTCATCATCAAACTGGCTCAGGCTCCCCTGGATGCAGATGGAGAAAACATTCTCCAG GATAAGAACCAGGTGTCTGTGAGTCAGCTGTGTCTGGTGGACTTGGCAGGAAGTGAGCGCACCAGTAGGACAAGGGCAGAAGGCAACCGTTTACGTGAAGCAG GTAACATTAATCAGTCCTTGATGACCCTACGGACATGTATTGAGGTACTTCGCGAGAACCAGATGTGTGGCACAAACAGG ATGGTCCCCTACAGAGACTCCAAAGTAACCCATCTATTCAAGAACTACTTTGACGGAGAAGGAAAAGTTAgaatggttgtgtgtgtcaatCCCAAGGCTGATGACTATGAGGAAAGCTTG CTGGTAATGCGCTTTGCAGAGATGACCCAGGAGGTGGAAGTGGCTCGGCCAGTGGACAGGCCCATCTGTGGCTTCGCTGCAGGCCGGCGTCACAGAAACCAGGCCTTTAAAGAGGAACTGTCTCGCAAGTTGGATGAGCGTGGTGGTCCAGTAGACAGAG ATGTGCCCTCTGTTATTAACCACCTAGTGCACAGCTTCCCGCCCCTGCCCTCTTGTGAGCTGATCGACCCTCACGATGACATCACCCTGCCCAGGATGATCGAAGCTCTGGAGAAGCGACAGAGGATTAGGCAGACAATGATTGAAGAGTACAACAAAGCAG CCAACATGATGAAGTCTATGCTTCAGGAACTGGACAGCAACCTTGTTTCCAAAAACAATTTTATTCATGAACAAACTGGCAAACTGGGAGAGAAGGACAAAATCATCCAGAATTACAAGGCTGAGATTGATCGCTTAGAGAAGAAGACCAAGATGCAAGAATACAAG ATTGACATCCTGCAAAAAACCACCAATATATATGAGGTGGACAAGCGTTCGCTGCAGCATGAGCTGGAAACCAGGGAGCAGAGGCTGCAGAGGGAGCTGTCTGAGAAGAGACGTATGGAGCAGCACATGCACGGCATGGTCACAGACACCCAGCTCAAGTGGGAGAAAGAATGT gtgagacgCGTTAATGCAAAGCAGCTGGAGATGCAAAACAAGCTCTGGGTGAAAGATGAGAAGCTGAAGCAACTCAAGGCCATtgtgacagagagcaagagttcAGGTCGTCCTGAGCCTCCGCCACGTCAAATGCAGCCTCAGCGACCTTCCAGAGAGGAACGCACCCCTGCGAAGAGATCAGCCTCACCCTCACCTGTGCCT ACGACGACACCGGTACGACCGCTGCACCGCCGTTCCCGCTCTGCTGGTGGTGAGAAATGGGTGGACCACAAGCCCTCCTCCAGCGTGGACCTGGATACAGTTTTGCAGCCCATCATCCCCAATTCCATCAAGGTGTCTGCCCCCAGTGAAAAGGTCCTGTCCAAGTGTGACAAGTATGTGCTAACGCATCAGGAGATTGCCTCCGATGGTGAGATCCAGACCAAACTTATCAAG GGTGAGGTGATTAaaaccagaggaggaggacaagcaGTCCAGTTCACTGACATAGAGACCCTGAAACAGGAGCACGCCACAGGCCCAAG CCGCAAGAGGAGATCATCGGAAGGCAGCCCCGCCAAGAAGGGTGAGCGTATGGACGGAGATTGGACAGATGTTGAGACAAGG tGCTCCATGGCTATGGAGATGAGGGCTGGGTCAAATATGGGACCTGGTTATGAGCATCATGGATACCCCAA GCGCAGAAAACCCTAA